In the Ferribacterium limneticum genome, TTCGGCGTCACAGCCGGGTCGGGCAGCTTTCGCTGGCGAACGGCGATGACCGCCGCGGCAATGTCGCGGGCGCTGGGTGTGGCGATTTGGTGTGCCGCCAGTTCCTGTGCGACGTCGGCGTAACGCATGTTCGGCTGCCAGGCTTTGGGTAGTCGGAAAACCACCGAGGTGATGGCGATCCGGCCATTCAAATGCCAGCCTTGCTGCTTGAACAGGCTGTCGCGGTAGGCGAACCGGCAATCGTCCCGATCGATGGTCAGAACGGCCTTCTTCTCAAAATCCCAGGCGGTGACCGAATGCAGGCAATCAGCGACTTCCAGCCCGTAGGCGCCAATGTTCTGGATCGGCGCGGCGCCAACCGTGCCGGGAATCAGGCTCAGGTTCTCCAGTCCCGGCCAGCCCCGGCTTAATGTCCATTGCACGAAGTCATGCCAGTTTTCGCCGGCGCCGGCTTCGATGAACCATGCCTCGGCATCTTCCTTGAGCAGTCGTTTGCCGGGGATAGCCATGTGCAGCAGCAGGCCATCGAAGTCGCCGGTCAGCACCAGATTGCTGCCGCCGCCCAGGATGAAGCGCTTTTCCCCGGCCAGTTCGGGTGCGGTCAATTGCCCGGGAGCGGTGATTTTTTGGTAGCGCGCTGCCCGACCGGGGAGGGCGAGGGTATTGAACGGGGTGAGGTCGACCTTGGTGCTGGGATTCATAGGCAGGATTTTCGTCGATTTTTGCTCTGCTTTGGGCTTGCTTGTTGGTTGATGGCGGCCAGAGGCAGCGAAGGGTGCTTGACCCGGGCAGCAGCCCGGGAGTACAACATGATCCATACGTGGCGACCGATTTTCGGCGCCCCGGACAACACCATGGCGACACGATAATGAAGCCGGCTGACCGACATCTCTGGCAGCGATTCTGGGCCATAGCCTCGCCGTTCTGGCGTCAGGATGAACGCCTGAAAGCCTGGGGACTGCTGGCGCTGCTGATCTTGCTGCTGTTGGGGCAGACCAAGTTTGCCGTGATGTTCAACGAACAAACCGGAGAGTTCACCTCCGCACTTGCCGCCCGGGACGAAGAGCGCTTCTGGAATTCGATCAAGTTCTGTCTGGGGCTGCTGGTCGCCGCCGTGCCGATCTACACCCTGTATTACTTCGTGCGCGATACCCTGGGCATCCACTGGCGGCGCTGGCTGACCCACCACTTTCTGGAAAGCTATTTCAGCCACCGGCATTTCTACGAGTTGAATGCCAACGCCGGGATCGATAACCCGGACCAGCGGGTGGCCGAAGACATCAATACCTTCACCCAGCGCTCGCTGTATTTCCTGCTCATTTTCATCGGCTCCATCCTGCAACTCGCCGCCTTCAGCAGTGTGCTGTGGTCGATTTCTCACGAGCTGGTCTATTTCCTGATTTTCTATGCGACAGGCGGAACGCTGATCACCATCTTCGTCTTCGGCAGCCGGCTGATGAATCTGAATTTTCACCAGCTACGGCGCGAGGCAGATTTTCGTTTCAGCCTGGTCCGTGTCCGTGAAAATGCCGAGTCGATTGCCCTGTACCGTGGTGAAGCCCAGGAGCTGCAACAGGTCAGGCAGCGTTTTGCCGCAGCCTTCAAGAATTTCAAGCGCCTGATCCGCAGCCAGATGGGGCTCAATTTCTTCCAGCACGCCTATGGCCTGATGACCATCGTGCTGCCCAGCGCCATCATCGCTTCACGGGTGCTTTCCGGTGAGCTTGAGGTTGGCCGGGCGATCCAGGCGGCTGGTGCTTTCGCGGCGATTCTCAGTGCCTTTTCGTTGATCGTCGAAAACTTCGAGAGCCTGAGCCGCTTCGCGGCCGGCATCGAGCGCCTCGATGCGCTGGCCCGCTTCCTGCCCGGCCATCCAGCCGGCTTTGCCCGCAAGGAAAGCACCATTCTGTCGGTGGATGCGCCCCATCTGACCCTGGAAAACCTGACGCTGCAGACGCCGAATTACGAGCGGACACTGATCCGTGATCTGTCGCTGGCGGTCAAGCCGGGCGCGGGACTGATGATTGTCGGCGAAAGCGGCAGCGGAAAGAGTTCGCTGCTGCGCGCCATCGCCGGCATCTGGTACGCCGGCAGCGGCACCATCTACCGGCCGCAGCCGAACGACATCCTGTTCCTGCCCCAGCAGCCCTACATGCTGCTCGGCACCCTGCGCAGCCAGCTGCTTTACCCGCACAAGGAACGCTCGATTGCCGATGCACAACTGCTGAAAGTACTGGAAAAGGTCAACCTGCCCGATCTGGCCAATCGTTTTGGCGGACTGGATGTCGAAATGGACTGGCAGAAGGTGCTGTCCGTCGGCGAGCAGCAGCGCCTGGCTTTTGCCCGCATCCTGATCACCAAGCCCCGCTTCGCCATCCTCGACGAAGCGACCAGCGCGCTGGACAACGCCAACGAGGATGCCCTCTATCGGCTGCTGCAGGAAATGAACACGACCCTGGTCAGCGTCACCCATCGTCCGGCCATTCTCAAGTACCACCAGCAGGTACTGGAGCTGACCGGCAATAGCGCCTGGTTGTCTTATCCGGCCGCTGACTATTGCTTCAAGGCTGAGCGCGACGAGCCTTAGCCCGGCGCGCTCCATCCATTACAGCAAGGGGGCCAGCCAGTACTCGGCGTCCTTGATCGACATGCCCTTGCGCATCGCCCAATCCTCCAGCTGATCGCGGCCGATCTTCGGAATGGCGAAGTAGGTCGCGGCCGGGTGAGCGATATAGAAGCCGGAGACAGCGGCGGCCGGTGTCATGGCGCAGGATTCCGTCAGGTGCATGCCGGCGTTGGCCGGGGCATCGAGCAGGGCGAACAGCTCGCGCTTGGCGGTGTGATCCGGACAGGCCGGGTAGCCGGGGGCGGGGCGGATCCCTTTGTATTGCTCGGCGATCAGCTCGGTATTGGTGAAGGCTTCATCGCTGGCGTAGCCCCAATACTGGGTGCGAATTTGCAGATGCAGCCATTCCGCGCAGGCTTCGGCCAGACGGTCGGCCAGCGACTTGAGCATGATGGCCGAGTAGTCATCATGGGCGGCTTCGAAAGCGGCGACCCGCTCTTCGATACGGTGGCCGGCGGTGACGGCAAAGGCGCCAACGTAATCGTTGTCACCGACAAAATCGGCCAGCGCCGTGTTGAAACGGCCCTTCGGCTGCTTGTGTTGCTGACGCAGGCCGACCCAGCGCGTCAGCTCGGTGGTCCGGCTTTCGTCGCTGTAGATGATGATGTCTTCGTTCTCGGCTTTGGCCGGGTAAAGGCCGAAGACGGCGCGGGCCGACAGCCAGTTCTCGCTGATGATCTTGCCCAGCATTTCCTTGGCATCGGCGTACAGCTGACGTGCCGTTTCGCCGACCGTTTCATTTTCGAGAATGGCCGGATAGCGACCGGCCAGATCCCAGCTCTGGAAGAAAGGCGTCCAGTCGATCAGCAGCGACAGATCGCTCAAGCTCGGGTTGAGGGTTTGCAGGCCGAGTTTTTTGGGCTTGACCGGCGTAAAGGGCTGGTTCCAGGTGAAACGGTTGGCCCGGGCTTCTTCCAGCGTGACCAGCGTGGCGCCCTTGCGGCCTGAATGTTCGGCCCGAACCGCCTCGTATTCGGCGACGATTTCAGCCATGTAGCCATCGCGTTGATCGGTGGACAGCAGCTTGGTGGCGACGCCGACGGCCCGCGAGGCATCCGGTACGTAAACGACTGCGCCCTCGGTGTTGGGGGCGATCTTGATCGCGGTATGGGCACGGCTGGTCGTCGCGCCGCCGATCAACAGCGGCTGCTTCATGTTCAGTCGCTGCATTTCGCTGGCGACGTGGGCCATTTCCTCCAGCGAAGGGGTGATCAGGCCGGACAGGCCGATGATGTCCACGCGATGTTCGAGCGCTGCCTTCAGGATGTTGTCGCAACTGACCATGACGCCGAGGTCGACCACGTCGTAGCCGTTGCAGCCGAGCACGACGCCGACGATGTTCTTGCCGATGTCGTGCACGTCGCCCTTGACCGTGGCCATCAGGATCTTGCCTTTGCTGCCCAGCCCGGTGCGGGTCTTTTCTGCCTCAATGTAGGGCAGCAGGTGGGCGACCGCCTGTTTCATGACGCGGGCTGATTTGACGACCTGCGGCAGGAACATCTTGCCGGCGCCGAACAGGTCACCGACATGGTTCATGCCGTTCATCAGCGGGCCTTCGATGACGGAAAGCGGTGGCTTGCCTTCGGCTTCAAGCTGGGCGCGCACTTCCTCGGTGTCGGCGACGACGAAGTCGGTGATGCCCTTGATCAGCGCGTGTTCCAGACGTTTTTCGACCGACTGTTCACGCCAGCTCAGATCGGGGCCGGTGTCCTTGGCCTTGCCTTCCTTGACCGTCTGGGCGAAATCAACCAGCGCTTCCCCGGCGTTCGGGTTGCGGTTGAGCACCACGTCCTCGACCTTCTGGCGCAGCTCCGGCTCCAGATCATCGTAGATGCCGAGCATGCCGGCATTGACGATACCCATGGTCATGCCGTTCTTGATCGCGTGGTAGAGGAAGACGGTGTGGATCGCCTCACGCACCGGGTCGTTGCCGCGGAAGCTGAACGAGACGTTGGAAACACCGCCGGAAATGTGGGCGTGCGGCAGGTTTTGCTTGATCCAGCGGACGGATTCGATGAAATCGACGGCGTAGTTGTCATGCTCCGGGATGCCGGTGGCGATGGCGAAAATGTTCGGGTCGAAGATGATGTCTTCGGCCGGGAAACCGATGCTCAGCAGCAGCTCGTAGGCGCGCTTCGAAATCTCGGTCTTGCGGGCAAAGGTGTCGGCCTGGCCCTTCTCGTCGAAGGCCATGACAATGACCGCAGCACCGTAGCGGCGGGCCAGTTTGGCCTGTTCGATGAACTTGGCTTCGCCTTCCTTCATCGAGATCGAATTGACGATGCCCTTGCCCTGAATGCACTTGAGCCCGGCTTCGATGACTTCCCATTTCGACGAGTCGATCATGATCGGCACGCGCGAAATGTCTGGTTCCGAAGCAATCAGCTTGAGGAACTTGTCCATGGCGGCCAGCGAATCGAGCATCGCCTCGTCCATGTTGATGTCGATGATCTGGGCGCCGTTCTCGACCTGCTGGCGGGCGACGGCCAAGGCATCGTCGAAACGGCCTTCGAGAATCATGCGGGCGAAGGCCTTGGAGCCGGTGACGTTGGTCCGCTCGCCAACGTTTACATAGAGCGAACCGGGCGTGACGTTGAAGGCTTCCAGGCCGGACAGGCGCAGCGCCGGTTCGATGGCGGGGCGCTGACGCGGGGCAACCGAGGCAACACGTTGGGCGATGGCCTTGATGTGCTCCGGCGAAGTGCCGCAGCAGCCGCCGACGATATTGACGATGCCGCTCTTCGCCCAGCTTTCGATTTCGTCGGCCAGCATGTCGGCCGTTTCGTCGTAACCGCCAAAGGCATTCGGCAGGCCGGCATTGGGGTGGGCCGAGACGTAGCAGTCGCAGACTCGGGACAGTTCCTCGACATACTGGCGCAGTTCCTTGGCGCCGAGCGCGCAGTTCAGGCCGAAACTGACCGGCTGGACGTGGCGCAGCGAATTCCAGAAGGCCTCGGCGGTCTGGCCGGACAGGGTGCGGCCGGAAGCGTCGGTAATCGTGCCGGAAATCATCACCGGCCAGCGGCGCTTGGCGATGTCGAAAAACTTTTCGATGGCGAACAGCGCCGCCTTGGCGTTCAGCGTGTCGAACACCGTCTCGACGAGCAGGATGTCGGCGCCGCCTTCAACTAGGCCGGTGATGGCTTCGACGTAGTTGGATACCAGTTCGTCGAAGGTCACATTGCGATAGCCCGGGTCATTGACGTCCGGCGAGATCGACGCGGTGCGGCTGGTCGGGCCGAGCACGCCGGCGACGAAGCGCGGCTTGGCCGGGTTGGCAGTGGTGAACTCGTCACACAATTGGCGGGCCAGCTTGGCGCCTTCGAAATTCAGTTCGTAGACCAGTTCCGACAGGTTGTAGTCGGCCTGCGATACGGCGGTCGAATTGAAGGTACAGGTTTCGAGAATGTCGGCGCCGGCTTCCAGGTACTCGCGGTGGATGCCGCCGATGATGCCGGGCTGCGTCAGCACCAGCAGGTCGTTGTTGCCCTTGAGGTCGTGCGGGTGATCCTTGAAGCGCTCACCCCGGTAATCGCCCTCCTGCAGGCCGTGCCGCTGGATCATGGTGCCCATGGCGCCGTCGAGGACGAGCAGGCGTTGCTGGAGCAGGGAAGAGAGTTCGGCGGTACGGTTGGGCTGCATGGATCACCTCGGCAAAGCGAAATTGCACCGGGGACGCCGCAAATGACAAACGGCGTCGCAAACCGGCTTGATATTTCAGGGTTTGCGAGCGCCGTTGAACATTGCCGAGCCTGGCCCCGTGTATCCATGAAAAAGCATGGAGAGGGTCGCAGCGCTCCTCGGCAGAAGCGTTAGTTTACCGGGGGCGGGTCAGGCTGCCAAGGGCATTGATTTATTTAGCCTTTCACCGCGACGCGCTTGGAGGTCTTCTTGACGCCGCCGTGGCCGGTGTCGAAATGCACCATGAAGTAGGTTTCGTCCATCGGTGGCATGCCCTCGATGCGCCATTCCCAGACCTCCTCGCGCAAGTTGTCGAAGACGACTTTCGAACCCGGCGCGCCGAGCAGGCGGCGGATGTCGTCCTTGCTCATGCCTTCGCGGACCTTGGCGTAGTTGGTGTCATTCAGGACCTGTTCGAGCTTGCTGACGACATGATCCTGGCCGAAAGTGATCATGTAGCAGCTGCTGCCGTTCGGCTGGCGGGCGTATTCCCAGGTTGCCGTGCCGTCATCGTTCCAGTGGATGAAGCCGGGTTCGCCCATGCGGCTACGCACTTCGGCCTGGGTCGTGATCCCGGGTTTGATTTCCTGCAGGTTGAAATAGTCGCAGGCGGGCAGGGCAGCGGCCACGATGGCGGTGGCAGCGGTGGAAATCCAGGCGGGTAGTTTCATGCGGGCTCCAAGGCGAGGCGGCAAGGCAGTTTACGCTTTCCCAAGCTTGCTTTCATAATATCGGACTCCTCTAATTTTCGGATATGCCGATGCAGCACCTCGATCCCCTTGCCGCACACGCTTTCCTGCAGCATGAGCCGCAAGCCGTGTTGGTCGATTGCCGGACGGAAATCGAGCATATGTACGTCGGTCACCCGGCCGGCGCCGAGCATGTCGCGTGGCAGGAGGGGCCGGACTGGGAAATCGATCCGGAATTCGCCGACAAGGTGAGGCGTCTGGTGAGCGCCGACCTGGCGCGGCCGGTGCTGCTTATTTGTCGCAGTGGTCATCGCTCGCTGCATGCCGCAGAAGCGCTTGAGGCAGCGGGTTTTACCAATGTGATCAACGTGCTTGAAGGCTTCGAAGGGCCGCTTGATGATGATTATCATCGTGGCACACTGGGTGGCTGGCGCTTCCGCGGCCTACCTTGGTACCAGTCGTAGCCGCTGGT is a window encoding:
- the murB gene encoding UDP-N-acetylmuramate dehydrogenase gives rise to the protein MNPSTKVDLTPFNTLALPGRAARYQKITAPGQLTAPELAGEKRFILGGGSNLVLTGDFDGLLLHMAIPGKRLLKEDAEAWFIEAGAGENWHDFVQWTLSRGWPGLENLSLIPGTVGAAPIQNIGAYGLEVADCLHSVTAWDFEKKAVLTIDRDDCRFAYRDSLFKQQGWHLNGRIAITSVVFRLPKAWQPNMRYADVAQELAAHQIATPSARDIAAAVIAVRQRKLPDPAVTPNAGSFFHNPVVEATQAEALATDYPTLPRYPQPDGRVKLAAGWLIEQAGWKGKALGPVGMYEKQALVLVNHGGATGADVQRTMAAVQAAVREKFGVDLTPEPIFL
- a CDS encoding ABC transporter ATP-binding protein/permease; translation: MKPADRHLWQRFWAIASPFWRQDERLKAWGLLALLILLLLGQTKFAVMFNEQTGEFTSALAARDEERFWNSIKFCLGLLVAAVPIYTLYYFVRDTLGIHWRRWLTHHFLESYFSHRHFYELNANAGIDNPDQRVAEDINTFTQRSLYFLLIFIGSILQLAAFSSVLWSISHELVYFLIFYATGGTLITIFVFGSRLMNLNFHQLRREADFRFSLVRVRENAESIALYRGEAQELQQVRQRFAAAFKNFKRLIRSQMGLNFFQHAYGLMTIVLPSAIIASRVLSGELEVGRAIQAAGAFAAILSAFSLIVENFESLSRFAAGIERLDALARFLPGHPAGFARKESTILSVDAPHLTLENLTLQTPNYERTLIRDLSLAVKPGAGLMIVGESGSGKSSLLRAIAGIWYAGSGTIYRPQPNDILFLPQQPYMLLGTLRSQLLYPHKERSIADAQLLKVLEKVNLPDLANRFGGLDVEMDWQKVLSVGEQQRLAFARILITKPRFAILDEATSALDNANEDALYRLLQEMNTTLVSVTHRPAILKYHQQVLELTGNSAWLSYPAADYCFKAERDEP
- the metH gene encoding methionine synthase, whose protein sequence is MQPNRTAELSSLLQQRLLVLDGAMGTMIQRHGLQEGDYRGERFKDHPHDLKGNNDLLVLTQPGIIGGIHREYLEAGADILETCTFNSTAVSQADYNLSELVYELNFEGAKLARQLCDEFTTANPAKPRFVAGVLGPTSRTASISPDVNDPGYRNVTFDELVSNYVEAITGLVEGGADILLVETVFDTLNAKAALFAIEKFFDIAKRRWPVMISGTITDASGRTLSGQTAEAFWNSLRHVQPVSFGLNCALGAKELRQYVEELSRVCDCYVSAHPNAGLPNAFGGYDETADMLADEIESWAKSGIVNIVGGCCGTSPEHIKAIAQRVASVAPRQRPAIEPALRLSGLEAFNVTPGSLYVNVGERTNVTGSKAFARMILEGRFDDALAVARQQVENGAQIIDINMDEAMLDSLAAMDKFLKLIASEPDISRVPIMIDSSKWEVIEAGLKCIQGKGIVNSISMKEGEAKFIEQAKLARRYGAAVIVMAFDEKGQADTFARKTEISKRAYELLLSIGFPAEDIIFDPNIFAIATGIPEHDNYAVDFIESVRWIKQNLPHAHISGGVSNVSFSFRGNDPVREAIHTVFLYHAIKNGMTMGIVNAGMLGIYDDLEPELRQKVEDVVLNRNPNAGEALVDFAQTVKEGKAKDTGPDLSWREQSVEKRLEHALIKGITDFVVADTEEVRAQLEAEGKPPLSVIEGPLMNGMNHVGDLFGAGKMFLPQVVKSARVMKQAVAHLLPYIEAEKTRTGLGSKGKILMATVKGDVHDIGKNIVGVVLGCNGYDVVDLGVMVSCDNILKAALEHRVDIIGLSGLITPSLEEMAHVASEMQRLNMKQPLLIGGATTSRAHTAIKIAPNTEGAVVYVPDASRAVGVATKLLSTDQRDGYMAEIVAEYEAVRAEHSGRKGATLVTLEEARANRFTWNQPFTPVKPKKLGLQTLNPSLSDLSLLIDWTPFFQSWDLAGRYPAILENETVGETARQLYADAKEMLGKIISENWLSARAVFGLYPAKAENEDIIIYSDESRTTELTRWVGLRQQHKQPKGRFNTALADFVGDNDYVGAFAVTAGHRIEERVAAFEAAHDDYSAIMLKSLADRLAEACAEWLHLQIRTQYWGYASDEAFTNTELIAEQYKGIRPAPGYPACPDHTAKRELFALLDAPANAGMHLTESCAMTPAAAVSGFYIAHPAATYFAIPKIGRDQLEDWAMRKGMSIKDAEYWLAPLL
- the bamE gene encoding outer membrane protein assembly factor BamE domain-containing protein, encoding MKLPAWISTAATAIVAAALPACDYFNLQEIKPGITTQAEVRSRMGEPGFIHWNDDGTATWEYARQPNGSSCYMITFGQDHVVSKLEQVLNDTNYAKVREGMSKDDIRRLLGAPGSKVVFDNLREEVWEWRIEGMPPMDETYFMVHFDTGHGGVKKTSKRVAVKG
- a CDS encoding rhodanese-like domain-containing protein, which encodes MQHLDPLAAHAFLQHEPQAVLVDCRTEIEHMYVGHPAGAEHVAWQEGPDWEIDPEFADKVRRLVSADLARPVLLICRSGHRSLHAAEALEAAGFTNVINVLEGFEGPLDDDYHRGTLGGWRFRGLPWYQS